A single window of Synechococcus sp. C9 DNA harbors:
- a CDS encoding DUF751 family protein, giving the protein MDGFWTNVGRYMSYFVTVILGVLLTLARGLGRLWQRPVTAVATVSLLVSGISLLYFTLLAMLGQ; this is encoded by the coding sequence ATGGACGGTTTTTGGACGAATGTCGGTCGTTACATGAGCTATTTCGTCACCGTCATTTTGGGAGTATTGCTGACCCTAGCTCGGGGGCTGGGGCGGCTTTGGCAACGTCCGGTCACAGCGGTGGCAACCGTATCCCTCCTGGTGAGTGGCATTAGTCTATTGTACTTCACCCTCCTAGCCATGCTAGGGCAATAA
- a CDS encoding NYN domain-containing protein, whose translation MAPNVLMVVDGYNVIGAKWDVTQGDWEQWRQELIEALCNYSALHDILTHIIFDAHQRRQPETWEEVTDQVRVCYTGYGLTADAYIERFCARHRGRGQRLIVVTSDRLEWMTATGYGAEWLSSSALWQAMAQPPPRQTMRATAGKTRRGLPAAIQDRLRQWRNKL comes from the coding sequence ATGGCACCCAATGTCCTCATGGTTGTGGATGGTTACAATGTCATTGGGGCGAAATGGGATGTCACCCAGGGAGATTGGGAGCAATGGCGGCAGGAATTGATCGAAGCCCTATGTAATTACAGTGCCTTGCATGATATCCTCACCCACATCATTTTTGATGCCCATCAACGCCGCCAACCGGAGACTTGGGAAGAGGTCACCGACCAAGTGCGGGTTTGTTACACCGGGTATGGGTTGACCGCTGATGCCTATATTGAGCGGTTTTGCGCCCGCCATCGGGGACGGGGACAACGGTTGATTGTGGTCACCTCCGACCGCCTGGAGTGGATGACCGCTACGGGTTATGGGGCGGAATGGCTATCCTCCTCGGCTCTGTGGCAAGCAATGGCACAACCCCCCCCACGCCAGACCATGCGGGCAACGGCGGGAAAAACCAGACGGGGCTTACCGGCGGCTATCCAAGACCGGCTAAGACAATGGCGCAATAAGCTATGA
- a CDS encoding DUF4079 domain-containing protein, whose product MIEVPTWLKPVLPFFHPLLMWLLLALSIYALYTGIQVIRVRTAKGEEKSRLLKGKFREVHYQVGSALLALMVLGTLGGMAVTFINNKKLFLGPHLLVGLAMTGLIAISASLAPLMQQGNQWARVTHITINGIVLGLFGWQAVTGMQIVQKILGST is encoded by the coding sequence ATGATTGAGGTTCCTACTTGGCTGAAGCCAGTTTTACCTTTCTTTCATCCCTTGTTAATGTGGCTCTTGCTGGCTTTGAGTATTTACGCTTTGTACACGGGTATTCAGGTCATTCGGGTACGCACGGCGAAAGGGGAGGAAAAAAGTCGTCTCCTCAAAGGTAAGTTCCGGGAGGTACATTATCAAGTCGGTTCTGCATTGCTGGCTCTGATGGTGCTGGGCACTTTGGGGGGCATGGCGGTCACGTTTATTAACAATAAAAAGCTCTTTTTGGGTCCCCATTTGCTGGTGGGTTTAGCCATGACGGGTTTGATTGCCATTTCTGCATCCTTAGCTCCACTGATGCAACAGGGAAATCAATGGGCACGGGTCACCCATATTACGATCAATGGTATTGTGTTGGGGTTGTTTGGTTGGCAAGCAGTGACGGGGATGCAAATTGTCCAAAAGATTTTGGGTTCCACCTGA
- a CDS encoding saccharopine dehydrogenase-like oxidoreductase, translating to MTQEQDANQPLALGILGYGGLGQAMARLVARRRQVQWVAVADRKGYVVHPDGLNPSLCQRVYQERGSVGYLEPGGVLSETSIAEVIAQPGVNAYFLALPNLPNTFIATVAQQFLAQGWRGVLVDAIKRTSAVEQLLAMKSSLAAGGITYLTGCGATPGLLTAAAALAAHSYEEILQVQVTFGVGIANWESYRATIREDIAHLPGYDVARAQAMTDAEIEELLNRTDGKLYLENMEHADDVILELAGICPRERVTVGGVVDTRNPRKPLSTHVQITGRTFEGKIACHTFTLGDETSMAANVCGPALGYIQAGWQLHQQGHYGLFTCAEVMPRWVH from the coding sequence ATGACGCAGGAACAGGATGCAAACCAACCCCTCGCCCTGGGCATTTTAGGGTACGGGGGATTGGGGCAAGCGATGGCTCGTTTGGTGGCTCGGCGGCGGCAAGTGCAGTGGGTGGCGGTGGCTGACCGTAAGGGTTACGTTGTGCATCCCGACGGCTTAAACCCATCCCTATGTCAGCGGGTGTATCAGGAGCGGGGTTCCGTGGGCTATCTGGAGCCGGGGGGGGTTCTCAGTGAAACCAGCATTGCCGAGGTCATTGCCCAGCCTGGGGTGAATGCCTATTTCCTGGCGTTACCGAATCTCCCCAACACATTTATTGCCACAGTGGCACAGCAGTTTTTGGCGCAGGGCTGGCGGGGTGTGCTGGTGGATGCCATTAAACGCACCAGTGCGGTGGAACAATTGCTGGCGATGAAGTCATCCCTGGCGGCTGGGGGCATCACTTATCTCACGGGTTGTGGCGCGACTCCAGGCTTACTCACGGCGGCGGCGGCTTTAGCGGCTCACAGTTACGAGGAAATTCTCCAGGTGCAGGTGACCTTTGGGGTTGGGATCGCCAACTGGGAATCCTATCGGGCGACCATTCGGGAAGATATTGCCCATTTGCCCGGTTATGATGTCGCTAGAGCGCAGGCAATGACTGATGCAGAAATCGAGGAATTGTTGAACCGTACCGACGGCAAACTGTATTTAGAAAATATGGAACACGCTGACGATGTAATTTTGGAATTGGCAGGCATTTGTCCCCGGGAACGGGTCACGGTGGGGGGGGTCGTGGATACCCGCAATCCCCGCAAGCCTTTGAGTACCCATGTGCAAATTACGGGACGCACGTTTGAAGGGAAAATTGCTTGTCACACCTTTACCTTGGGGGATGAAACCAGCATGGCCGCTAATGTTTGTGGTCCAGCTTTAGGTTACATTCAAGCGGGTTGGCAGTTGCATCAACAGGGACATTATGGTCTATTTACCTGTGCGGAAGTGATGCCCCGCTGGGTGCATTAA